One genomic window of Salvia miltiorrhiza cultivar Shanhuang (shh) chromosome 4, IMPLAD_Smil_shh, whole genome shotgun sequence includes the following:
- the LOC131022591 gene encoding protein NRT1/ PTR FAMILY 5.5-like, whose amino-acid sequence MVKKEKERFVRISALLWADILVAYALFVMQNYLTEVWGISLVHAALILNIWNGVYRMLPVFFLYLVHAFLGNFKLLVLTSLSYTAGITMVAVSTPPLAHATGTCKRYKPECVGSAQKGLLIAGLALIAVGVAGNLISVKPFLLQQRAGGSSHNSASGSSTATASAARKAEPHQLLGLIGVVVVGIAGAIALPYIRPRTLKFGIPAICTAFGTFLFLTGSRGYKKDRQVKESPLCIVCRVLVAASLKSFRSYPDGNDRYHGYSDDNRFTTTRCLRGLEKAAIILPGDDTQRSKSWMLCTVAEVEETKIAVRMVPMWMTFIVCGIVAAIGDTYFVEQAGKLNRNIGTLRLPIQVLLLVRRSVKDHLNIVVKWLLKCIRRDISPSLGIALGMICSILCCITAALVERKRLSVVISHGLLDQPDAQIKMSVYWLLFQFVLLGGLESFLEKSVSAYYRDQSPRSMENYLVNFIQGVTGLGYMCSALSVYVVGKISERGGKTNWFQHTLNRSRLDRYYWVLTSLSTANLVVFVFVASFYRYKKPIGEGEEGPDAGGGYTDGYIEGDQNRSCPCFC is encoded by the exons ATGGtgaagaaggagaaggagagATTCGTCAGAATTAGTG CTCTGCTATGGGCAGACATACTGGTGGCCTACGCCCTCTTCGTGATGCAAAACTATCTCACCGAGGTCTGGGGAATAAGTTTGGTCCACGCCGCCCTCATCTTGAACATCTGGAACGGAGTTTACCGGATGTTGCCGGTTTTCTTCCTCTACTTGGTCCACGCATTCCTCGGCAACTTCAAGCTCCTCGTCCTCACCAGCTTATCTTACACCGCG GGGATCACGATGGTGGCCGTGTCAACACCTCCCCTCGCACACGCAACCGGCACGTGTAAAAGATACAAACCGGAATGCGTGGGCAGCGCTCAGAAAGGGCTCCTCATCGCGGGCTTGGCCTTGATAGCTGTTGGAGTTGCCGGCAACCTCATCTCCGTCAAACCTTTCCTTCTCCAGCAGAGAGCGGGCGGCAGCAGCCATAACTCGGCTTCAGGGAGTTCAACTGCAACTGCAAGCGCAGCCCGAAAGGCCGAGCCTCATCAATTGCTAGGCCTAATAGGGGTGGTGGTCGTGGGCATAGCCGGAGCTATCGCTCTTCCATATATAAGACCCCGAACCCTCAAGTTCGGGATCCCGGCCATCTGCACCGCCTTTGGCACCTTCCTCTTTCTCACCGGTTCCCGCGGTTACAAAAAGGATCGTCAGGTGAAGGAGAGCCCGCTCTGCATCGTGTGCCGAGTGCTGGTTGCGGCATCGCTCAAGAGCTTCCGATCATATCCCGATGGCAATGACCGCTATCACGGCTACTCAGATGATAACAGGTTCACCACTACTAGGTGTCTCAG GGGACTGGAAAAGGCGGCCATAATATTGCCCGGCGACGACACACAGAGGAGCAAGAGCTGGATGCTCTGCACCGTAGCAGAAGTCGAGGAGACCAAGATCGCAGTGCGGATGGTGCCGATGTGGATGACCTTCATAGTTTGCGGCATAGTAGCCGCCATCGGAGACACCTACTTCGTGGAGCAAGCAGGCAAACTCAACCGCAACATAGGGACACTCAGGCTGCCTATTCAAGTGCTTCTACTTGTGAGAAGGTCGGTCAAGGATCATCTAAACATCGTGGTGAAATGGTTGCTAAAGTGCATTCGACGCGACATCTCGCCCTCCTTGGGCATAGCACTGGGAATGATATGTTCGATTTTGTGTTGCATTACTGCAGCCTTGGTGGAGAGGAAGAGGCTTAGTGTTGTGATCAGCCACGGCTTGCTGGACCAGCCCGATGCACAGATCAAGATGAGTGTATACTGGCTGCTTTTCCAGTTCGTTTTGTTAGGAGGGCTCGAGTCATTTTTGGAGAAGAGTGTGAGCGCATACTACAGAGACCAGTCGCCGAGATCAATGGAGAATTACCTCGTCAATTTCATTCAAGGCGTGACCGGGTTGGGATACATGTGCAGTGCGTTATCCGTTTATGTAGTGGGGAAGATTAGTGAGAGAGGAGGCAAGACCAACTGGTTTCAGCACACCTTGAACCGGAGTCGTCTGGACCGTTACTACTGGGTGCTGACCAGTTTGAGCACTGCGAATCTTGTTGTGTTCGTGTTCGTGGCGTCGTTTTATAGGTACAAGAAACCGATCGGAGAAGGCGAGGAAGGGCCTGATGCTGGCGGTGGTTACACGGATGGATATATTGAAGGAGATCAGAATAGATCGTGTCCTTGCTTTTGTTGA